The Streptomyces sp. NBC_00670 genome window below encodes:
- a CDS encoding SPFH domain-containing protein, whose amino-acid sequence MADITRRLGWRHLRATPTAHIRHHRDGRLVHDGPGLGFWFRPLTAALSEVPVEDRELAMTFRARTADFQDVSVQATVTYRIGDPALAAARLDFSIDPDTGVWRGAPLEQLGTLLTETAQQHALHVLARTPLSEALADGVAAVRERIAAGLGTEPRLPATGIEVVAVRVMAVRPEAEVERALRTPARELIQQEADRATYERRAVAVERERAIAENELASQIELARREEQLVEQRGANARRDAEEKAAADQVRAQAEAARTVRLAEAEAARSVALARAEAQAAREVGEARAEAQAAWLRVHGDVDVATLHALTGTRLAENLPHIESVTLSPDVLTGLLARLGGGERG is encoded by the coding sequence ATGGCCGACATCACCCGGCGCCTGGGCTGGCGCCACCTGCGTGCCACGCCCACGGCGCACATCCGGCACCACCGCGACGGCAGGCTCGTGCACGACGGACCCGGGCTGGGCTTCTGGTTCCGTCCGCTGACCGCCGCGTTGTCCGAAGTGCCCGTGGAGGACCGGGAGCTGGCCATGACGTTCCGCGCCCGCACCGCCGACTTCCAGGACGTGTCGGTGCAGGCCACCGTCACCTACCGCATCGGCGATCCGGCGCTCGCCGCCGCCCGTCTGGACTTCTCCATCGACCCGGACACCGGCGTCTGGCGCGGTGCCCCGCTGGAGCAGCTGGGCACCCTGCTCACCGAGACCGCCCAGCAGCACGCGCTGCACGTACTGGCCCGCACCCCGCTGTCCGAGGCGCTGGCCGACGGGGTGGCCGCGGTGCGCGAGCGGATCGCGGCGGGCCTCGGCACCGAGCCCCGGCTGCCGGCCACCGGGATCGAGGTGGTGGCCGTACGGGTCATGGCCGTACGGCCCGAGGCGGAGGTGGAGCGCGCACTGCGGACGCCCGCCCGGGAGCTGATCCAGCAGGAGGCCGACCGGGCGACGTACGAGCGGCGGGCCGTCGCCGTCGAGCGCGAGCGCGCCATCGCCGAGAACGAGCTGGCCAGCCAGATCGAACTCGCCCGGCGCGAGGAGCAGTTGGTGGAGCAGCGCGGGGCCAACGCGCGCCGGGACGCGGAGGAGAAGGCGGCGGCCGACCAGGTGCGTGCGCAGGCCGAGGCGGCGCGCACGGTCCGGCTCGCCGAGGCCGAGGCCGCCCGTTCGGTGGCGCTCGCCCGCGCGGAGGCGCAGGCGGCGCGCGAGGTCGGCGAGGCCCGGGCGGAGGCCCAGGCGGCCTGGCTGCGTGTGCACGGCGACGTCGACGTGGCGACGCTGCACGCGCTCACCGGGACCCGGCTGGCGGAGAACCTGCCGCACATCGAGAGCGTGACCCTCTCCCCCGACGTACTGACCGGGCTGCTGGCCCGGCTCGGCGGCGGTGAGCGGGGATGA
- a CDS encoding YrhK family protein yields the protein MLPRLERYLLQDFPFIHLVIGGVGNTTFLIGSVFFLFPRLERVALWLFVVGSLGMFVGTLGEVFVRHARKSRQQTGS from the coding sequence GTGCTGCCGCGACTCGAGCGATACCTGCTTCAGGACTTCCCGTTCATCCACCTCGTCATCGGGGGCGTCGGCAACACGACGTTCCTGATCGGCAGCGTGTTCTTCCTCTTCCCCCGCTTGGAACGGGTCGCCCTGTGGCTGTTCGTGGTGGGGTCGCTGGGCATGTTCGTCGGTACCCTCGGTGAGGTCTTCGTCCGGCATGCGCGCAAGTCCCGTCAGCAGACAGGGAGCTGA
- a CDS encoding FAD-dependent monooxygenase → MADVDVLVVGAGPVGLTAAAELRRHGVDCRIVDRLAAPQPHAKAIGVLPRTLEVWDGMGLVPGVLDEAVPHLGQLVFTDGKPGDGPVRLTLPPDIPYPFATLPQYTTERLLTEHLARFGTEVERPVDVRSVTAHPDEVEVVLAGPDGGTERLTARYVVGCDGAHSLVRKAAGLAFEGDVLPERFLIADVEVDWDMPAGYSMRSVRLDANGAVDDMLVCIPMPGARRYWLSMLRPGDGGGTDDGASATDGALDLGDGQGPDLGYIQAVLDRLSPEPARASALRWSSVFRTGHRLVDRYRSGRLFVAGDAAHVHPPIGGQGLNTGVQDAHNLGWKLALAVRGLATDDVLDSYHAERHPVAREVVDRTVRHARTVRDARGNSDKGNDPEMFLRRQAQLTVAYPDSPLIQPRAADGERADGPAAGERAPDCRGLLGELAAYPQRLFDLLRTPRHTLLLYAGPGHVSGDGAARLEACAAEARRAAHGLLDAYLITDAEVPQDARPVGLRPPRLRDAAGEFRAAYAPQDGEALLIRPDGYVSARFRSAVPEELAAHLGRTFA, encoded by the coding sequence ATGGCCGATGTCGACGTACTCGTGGTGGGCGCGGGCCCGGTGGGACTGACGGCGGCGGCCGAGCTGCGGCGGCACGGCGTGGACTGCCGCATCGTCGATCGCCTGGCCGCCCCGCAGCCTCACGCGAAGGCCATCGGCGTCCTGCCCCGCACGCTGGAGGTGTGGGACGGCATGGGCCTGGTCCCCGGGGTGCTGGACGAGGCGGTGCCGCATCTGGGCCAGTTGGTCTTCACCGACGGCAAGCCGGGCGACGGACCGGTCCGGCTGACGCTGCCGCCGGACATCCCCTACCCCTTCGCCACGCTGCCCCAGTACACGACCGAGCGGCTGCTCACCGAGCATCTCGCGCGCTTCGGCACGGAGGTGGAGCGGCCGGTCGACGTCCGGTCGGTCACGGCGCACCCGGACGAGGTGGAGGTCGTGCTCGCGGGCCCCGACGGCGGTACCGAGCGGCTGACCGCCCGCTACGTCGTGGGCTGCGACGGGGCGCACAGCCTGGTCCGCAAGGCGGCCGGGCTGGCCTTCGAGGGCGACGTCCTGCCCGAGCGTTTCCTGATCGCCGACGTCGAGGTCGACTGGGACATGCCCGCCGGCTACAGCATGCGGTCCGTGCGTCTGGACGCGAACGGTGCGGTGGACGACATGCTCGTCTGCATCCCGATGCCCGGTGCGCGACGGTACTGGCTGTCGATGCTGCGGCCCGGCGACGGGGGCGGAACCGACGACGGTGCGAGCGCGACGGACGGGGCGCTGGACCTGGGGGACGGCCAGGGGCCGGACCTCGGCTACATCCAGGCCGTGCTGGACCGGCTCTCCCCCGAGCCGGCGAGGGCGTCGGCGCTGCGCTGGTCGTCCGTCTTCCGGACCGGCCACCGTCTGGTGGACCGCTACCGCAGCGGCCGCCTCTTCGTCGCCGGGGACGCCGCGCACGTCCACCCGCCGATCGGCGGGCAGGGGCTGAACACCGGTGTGCAGGACGCCCACAACCTCGGCTGGAAGCTGGCCCTCGCCGTCCGCGGTCTGGCCACGGACGACGTGCTGGACAGCTACCACGCCGAACGGCACCCCGTCGCACGCGAGGTGGTCGACCGCACGGTCCGGCACGCCCGTACCGTCCGCGACGCCCGCGGCAACAGCGACAAGGGCAACGACCCCGAGATGTTTCTGCGGCGTCAGGCCCAGCTCACGGTCGCCTACCCGGACAGCCCGCTGATCCAGCCGCGGGCGGCGGACGGCGAGCGCGCGGACGGTCCCGCGGCGGGCGAGCGCGCACCGGACTGCCGCGGCCTGCTGGGCGAACTCGCCGCCTACCCGCAGCGGTTGTTCGACCTGCTGCGCACCCCGCGGCACACGCTGCTGCTGTACGCGGGTCCGGGGCACGTCTCGGGCGACGGCGCCGCACGGCTCGAGGCCTGCGCCGCCGAGGCGCGTCGCGCCGCCCACGGGCTGCTCGACGCCTACCTGATCACCGACGCGGAGGTCCCGCAGGACGCCCGCCCGGTCGGCCTGCGTCCGCCCCGGCTGCGCGACGCGGCGGGCGAGTTCCGTGCCGCGTACGCGCCGCAGGACGGCGAGGCGCTGCTGATCCGCCCGGACGGCTACGTCTCCGCGCGCTTCCGGTCGGCCGTGCCGGAGGAGTTGGCGGCGCATCTGGGCCGGACCTTCGCCTGA
- a CDS encoding VOC family protein yields MVAFWAEALGYVPEPPPGGHATWRAYWAAMGVPEEELPAGAGDVPESLVDPAGHGPRVWFQQVPEAKAAKNRWHLDLKVGGGRDVALDVRVRRVRATVDRLVKAGATVLRINDEPDMGFYATAMQDPEGNEFDVV; encoded by the coding sequence ATGGTGGCCTTCTGGGCCGAGGCGCTGGGCTACGTGCCCGAGCCTCCGCCGGGCGGGCATGCCACCTGGCGTGCCTACTGGGCGGCCATGGGCGTGCCCGAGGAGGAGTTGCCGGCCGGTGCCGGGGATGTTCCGGAGTCCCTCGTCGATCCCGCGGGACACGGGCCGAGAGTGTGGTTCCAGCAGGTTCCGGAGGCCAAGGCCGCCAAGAACCGGTGGCACCTCGACCTGAAGGTCGGCGGGGGCCGCGACGTCGCGCTGGACGTCCGCGTGCGGCGGGTCAGAGCAACGGTGGACCGGCTGGTCAAGGCCGGTGCCACCGTGCTGCGGATCAACGACGAGCCGGACATGGGGTTCTACGCCACGGCCATGCAGGACCCCGAGGGCAACGAGTTCGACGTCGTCTGA